A genomic stretch from Pomacea canaliculata isolate SZHN2017 linkage group LG2, ASM307304v1, whole genome shotgun sequence includes:
- the LOC112558287 gene encoding uncharacterized protein LOC112558287 has product MAAAGSSQGTSSCTLREAVLQGGLPMLIRLEEGFYGPDEATCMSLGDVLALQSAMVVNSQNVVIAYYKNDTSIKDETDDIEEVETYRALLILSLDNEDIASLRITRFPDPGGLAFSRYVTGIFSDCDWFGREKELMISMAPLKKDKASPGPASSGMPFGPNMFNPPVSPQSREPSQVTSGKTLKRTCGKLVTVAATVTRRRKVPAESSVSDTATSPSSPSRPTVFPQLQTILRTAKNKTTSSSKSLFSRLSSIVSQDARRKCDDHSSTDADSDYAELDEALMDAHTHFYQRLSFNDDNLKLPPPTSENNRNTGRADVRSVFEAPSHYSQLRGNPRDITLPGQSSSDSPRPNTFNKTEYGNHRRLRH; this is encoded by the exons ATGGCAGCCGCAGGAAGCAGTCAAGGGACGTCATCCTGCACACTGCGAGAGGCGGTTCTCCAGGGTGGTCTGCCCATGCTGATTCGCCTGGAGGAGGGCTTCTACGGGCCTGATGAGGCTACCTGCATGTCGCTCGGTGATGTCCTGGCCCTCCAGAGTGCAATGGTTGTCAACAGCCAGAACGTCGTGATTGCTTACTACAAG AACGATACAAGCATTAAGGACGAGACCGATGACATTGAAGAGGTTGAGACTTATCGTGCACTCCTCATCCTGTCCCTCGACAACGAGGACATCGCCAGTCTCAGAATCACCAGGTTCCCAGACCCTGGAGGGCTAGCATTTTCCCGCTACGTGACTGGCATCTTTTCTGACTGCGACTGGTTTGGTCGCGAAAAGGAGCTCATGATCTCTATGG CTCCcttgaaaaaagacaaagcatcTCCTGGACCAGCCTCTAGTGGCATGCCCTTTGGCCCCAACATGTTCAATCCTCCCGTGTCACCTCAGTCACGTGAGCCGAGCCAGGTCACTTCCGGGAAGACTTTGAAGAGGACGTGTGGTAAGCTGGTGACGGTTGCTGCCACTGTCACTCGCCGCCGCAAGGTCCCCGCGGAAAGTTCAGTGA GTGACACTGCAACCTCCCCATCCTCTCCTTCAAGACCAACA GTGTTCCCGCAGCTTCAAACGATCCTCCGCACAGCGAAGAACAAAACAACGAGCTCCAGTAAATCTCTCTTTTCGCGACTCTCGTCCATTGTCTCGCAAGACGCGAGACGCAAGTGCGACGACCACAGCTCCACCGATGCTGACAGCGACTATGCCGAACTGGACGAAGCGCTGATGGACGCCCACACGCACTTCTACCAACGACTTTCCTTCAACGACGACAACCTTAAGCTTCCACCACCAACATCAGAAAACAACCGTAACACAGGGCGAGCCGACGTTCGGTCCGTTTTCGAGGCCCCCAGTCACTACAGCCAGTTACGTGGAAACCCACGTGATATTACACTTCCGGGCCAATCGTCATCAGATTCTCCTCGTCCAAACACTTTCAACAAAACTGAATATG GGAATCATCGCAGGCTTCGTCACTGA